From a single Acidobacteriota bacterium genomic region:
- a CDS encoding trypsin-like peptidase domain-containing protein, with translation MASGIIIHISVGAEKRTEFFSEERLSIGSDETCDLQIHTKQLETSGVWLRLENAEGVYRVIDFDSALGLTVNAKPVRRFIALTDGDVLKVGETDITFGFYSLVEKPSLITTKRIDAQVAPFIAEAALDAAASPERDDAKAFLREFSRELMREISWTTKAVVLIISAGFLTGILYLVYSVSAELRANREQSEKQQELIVKLEKQLGQTSDQIGTLEQTNKEMIRTQSLAQNVKVEYGNSVCLIVGVYQLVDRATGRVLRYPDQQSFQPMPYEAPSEDDTPMAAAPATGLTTVGNGSPVEYDFIGTGFHVGGGFIVTNRHVLQPWTEDDVVKSMMASSNGRARIRKLLVYFPNNPEPFTLTVRQTSTREDLAVGSVDISKLATPLAAVPLDDEASIAATVGKTVVTMGYPNGPDRLLAMVDDVEANSINRRFGNSRENLVNFLAQTLKIQPLTTQGAITDLDARRIVHDARTAEGGSGAPLFGQSGKVIAVNFGVFTQNTAVNMAVPIKYAIELLRMAGWRSPEEIQLENEQGGQVATGNTNTAATLAQPKN, from the coding sequence ATGGCATCAGGCATTATCATTCACATCTCGGTCGGAGCGGAGAAGCGCACCGAGTTCTTTTCCGAAGAACGGCTGAGCATCGGCTCCGATGAAACCTGTGACCTTCAGATCCACACCAAGCAGCTCGAGACATCGGGCGTTTGGCTGCGGCTGGAGAACGCCGAAGGTGTGTACCGCGTTATTGATTTCGACTCTGCCCTCGGGCTCACAGTAAACGCAAAGCCCGTCCGCCGGTTCATTGCATTGACCGACGGCGACGTCCTAAAGGTCGGCGAGACCGACATCACATTCGGCTTCTACTCGCTGGTCGAAAAGCCCTCGCTGATCACAACCAAGCGGATCGACGCTCAGGTCGCGCCGTTCATCGCCGAAGCGGCGCTCGACGCGGCGGCCTCGCCGGAACGCGACGATGCGAAAGCCTTCCTCCGCGAGTTCAGCCGCGAGCTGATGCGCGAGATTAGCTGGACGACCAAGGCGGTCGTGCTCATTATCTCGGCCGGATTTCTGACGGGCATACTTTATTTGGTTTATTCGGTCAGTGCGGAGCTAAGGGCAAATCGCGAGCAATCCGAGAAACAGCAGGAACTCATCGTTAAACTCGAAAAGCAGCTCGGGCAGACGAGCGACCAGATCGGCACGCTGGAACAGACCAATAAGGAAATGATCCGGACGCAGTCGCTGGCCCAGAACGTCAAGGTCGAATACGGCAACTCGGTCTGTTTGATCGTCGGGGTTTATCAGCTCGTCGATCGAGCGACCGGCCGCGTCCTCCGATACCCGGACCAGCAGTCTTTCCAGCCGATGCCCTACGAGGCTCCGTCAGAGGATGACACGCCGATGGCGGCCGCTCCGGCCACCGGGCTTACGACGGTCGGCAACGGCAGCCCGGTCGAATACGATTTTATCGGGACCGGTTTCCACGTCGGCGGCGGCTTCATCGTCACCAACCGCCACGTACTCCAGCCCTGGACCGAGGACGATGTAGTTAAATCGATGATGGCGAGTTCCAACGGGCGCGCACGCATTCGCAAGTTGCTCGTCTATTTCCCGAACAACCCTGAGCCATTTACACTCACCGTTCGGCAAACAAGCACCCGCGAGGATCTTGCTGTCGGCTCGGTCGACATAAGCAAACTCGCCACGCCGCTTGCCGCAGTTCCGCTCGATGACGAAGCATCGATCGCCGCCACCGTCGGAAAGACCGTCGTCACGATGGGTTACCCCAACGGGCCAGACCGCCTGCTCGCGATGGTCGATGACGTTGAAGCGAATTCGATCAACCGCCGCTTTGGCAATTCACGCGAGAATTTGGTCAATTTCCTCGCACAAACGCTCAAGATACAACCGCTGACTACTCAAGGAGCGATCACCGACCTCGACGCCCGCCGCATCGTTCACGACGCCCGAACGGCCGAGGGCGGCTCCGGCGCACCGCTCTTTGGCCAGTCCGGCAAGGTCATCGCCGTCAATTTCGGCGTCTTCACGCAAAATACCGCGGTCAATATGGCAGTCCCGATCAAATACGCCATCGAGCTTTTGCGAATGGCCGGTTGGCGTTCGCCCGAAGAGATCCAGCTCGAAAATGAACAGGGCGGACAGGTCGCCACCGGAAATACGAACACCGCGGCCACGCTCGCCCAACCGAAAAACTGA
- the gcvPA gene encoding aminomethyl-transferring glycine dehydrogenase subunit GcvPA: protein MRYIPNSPEERQEMLSMLGLGSASELFRTIPQDVQLGRELKITDPLAEPEVIAAMEEMAARNTAATKPSFLGAGVYSHYSPTIVDHLIQRSEFFTSYTPYQPEISQGTLQYIFEFQTLVCQLTGMEVANASMYDGSTAMAEAYLMAQRVTRRDKIVVAKSVHPEYRDVAVTYAQHGDTEIIEIGYDEATGRVSGLEALDDKTAALVVQSPNFFGCVEDVKSLADAAHAVGALLIVTVTEAISFGLLKTPGECGADIVVGEGQSFGIPMSFGGPHLGLFATREKYVRSMPGRLCGVAYDKDGNRGFVLTLSTREQHIRREKATSNICTNQGLIALAATIYMEAMGKKGLQEVAEHNAQKATYAKKQIAAIDGFSIPFSAPTFNEFLVRGPRPATEILEKVRTESGVIGGLAVSKYFEGHENDFIVAVTETAKKEHIDKLVAGLAAA, encoded by the coding sequence ATGCGTTATATACCAAATTCACCCGAGGAGCGGCAGGAGATGCTCTCGATGCTCGGGCTCGGAAGTGCGAGTGAGCTTTTCCGCACGATCCCGCAGGACGTTCAGCTTGGCCGTGAGCTGAAGATCACCGATCCGCTCGCCGAGCCGGAAGTGATCGCCGCAATGGAGGAAATGGCTGCCCGCAACACGGCGGCGACCAAGCCTTCGTTTCTCGGGGCAGGCGTTTATTCGCACTATTCGCCGACGATAGTCGATCACCTGATACAGCGGTCGGAGTTCTTCACTTCCTACACGCCGTATCAGCCGGAGATCTCGCAGGGCACGCTGCAGTACATCTTCGAGTTCCAGACGCTGGTCTGCCAACTCACCGGAATGGAAGTGGCGAACGCCTCGATGTACGACGGTTCAACGGCGATGGCCGAGGCATACCTGATGGCACAGCGGGTGACGCGTCGGGACAAGATCGTGGTCGCGAAGTCAGTACACCCGGAATATCGCGATGTGGCCGTGACCTACGCTCAGCATGGCGATACCGAGATAATTGAGATCGGCTACGACGAAGCGACGGGTCGTGTTTCGGGGCTCGAAGCTCTCGACGACAAGACGGCGGCTCTCGTTGTTCAATCGCCGAATTTCTTTGGCTGTGTTGAGGACGTGAAATCGCTGGCCGATGCCGCACATGCGGTCGGGGCGTTACTGATCGTGACGGTGACCGAGGCGATCTCGTTCGGGCTGCTGAAAACGCCGGGCGAATGCGGGGCCGATATCGTCGTCGGCGAAGGTCAATCATTTGGGATTCCGATGAGCTTTGGCGGGCCGCACCTTGGGCTTTTTGCGACGCGGGAAAAATACGTCCGCAGTATGCCGGGCAGGCTCTGCGGCGTTGCCTATGACAAGGACGGCAATCGCGGTTTTGTGCTGACGCTTTCGACCCGCGAGCAGCATATCCGCCGCGAGAAGGCGACCTCGAACATCTGCACGAACCAGGGGCTGATCGCTCTCGCGGCGACCATCTATATGGAAGCAATGGGCAAAAAGGGCCTGCAAGAAGTCGCCGAACATAACGCACAAAAGGCCACATATGCCAAGAAACAGATAGCGGCGATCGACGGGTTTTCGATACCGTTCTCGGCTCCGACGTTCAATGAATTTCTGGTCCGCGGGCCGCGTCCGGCGACGGAGATCCTCGAGAAAGTACGGACGGAAAGCGGCGTTATCGGCGGGCTTGCTGTTTCGAAATATTTCGAAGGTCACGAGAACGACTTCATCGTCGCTGTGACCGAAACGGCGAAGAAGGAGCATATCGACAAGCTTGTTGCCGGGCTCGCGGCGGCGTGA
- a CDS encoding pyrroline-5-carboxylate reductase — MSVTETSLAPDVKAAFIGCGVMAEAIVAGLLREQMLSPDRIFASHPREERRRELAERYGIGVSADNREAAAFADDSFIFVCVKPQRLGRVLEDLKDAIKPSATVVSIVAGATIHKISDSLGAKTVVRVMPNTPSQIGAGMCVWTASPEVTAERRDAVKTMLRALGKELYVETENMIDMATSLSATGPTFTFMVMEALTDAGVHLGFSREVAKELVQETMLGSVKFAMESHKHPAELRNMVTSPGGTSAEAIYQMEKGGLRTVLSKAAYAAYRRAVELGKK; from the coding sequence ATGTCTGTCACCGAAACAAGCCTCGCTCCCGATGTTAAGGCCGCCTTTATCGGCTGCGGCGTGATGGCAGAGGCGATCGTCGCCGGCCTGCTCCGCGAGCAGATGCTCTCGCCCGACCGCATTTTCGCCTCGCATCCGCGTGAAGAGCGCCGCCGCGAGCTTGCCGAGCGATACGGCATCGGCGTCTCTGCCGATAACCGCGAGGCGGCCGCTTTTGCTGACGATTCGTTCATCTTTGTCTGCGTCAAGCCGCAGCGTCTCGGCCGTGTTCTTGAAGACCTGAAGGACGCTATCAAGCCCTCGGCCACGGTCGTTTCGATCGTCGCCGGAGCCACGATTCACAAGATCTCCGATTCGCTCGGGGCCAAAACGGTCGTCCGCGTAATGCCGAACACGCCCTCGCAGATCGGTGCCGGAATGTGTGTCTGGACCGCTTCGCCGGAGGTTACCGCCGAGCGCCGCGATGCCGTAAAGACGATGCTACGTGCTCTCGGCAAAGAGCTTTACGTCGAGACCGAAAACATGATCGACATGGCGACGTCGCTAAGCGCGACCGGCCCGACCTTTACTTTTATGGTGATGGAGGCCCTGACCGACGCCGGCGTCCACCTCGGTTTCTCACGCGAGGTCGCCAAGGAACTCGTCCAGGAAACGATGCTAGGCTCGGTCAAGTTTGCGATGGAATCCCACAAACACCCCGCCGAACTCCGCAACATGGTCACCTCGCCCGGCGGCACCTCCGCCGAGGCAATTTACCAAATGGAAAAAGGCGGCCTCCGCACCGTGCTCTCAAAAGCCGCCTACGCCGCCTACCGCCGTGCCGTCGAGCTCGGAAAAAAATGA
- a CDS encoding metallophosphatase domain-containing protein, whose protein sequence is MRIVCISDTHNCNEQVAVPDGDLLIHSGDATITGTLHEIKLFNRWFAELPHPLKIFVAGNHDTLFEQRPDDAQALLDLGVIYLQDSAIELEGLKIYGSPWQPRFYDWAFNLMRGAELAEKWKLIPDDVDVLITHGPPNGILDLVPRQGWDEKTGCEELRKRVEAIAEFGRLQLHVFGHIHCGYGVHEDLGVKFVNASICDEDYRPSNKPIVIDI, encoded by the coding sequence ATGAGGATCGTCTGCATTTCAGACACGCATAATTGCAATGAGCAGGTCGCCGTCCCGGATGGCGACCTGCTTATCCATTCGGGTGACGCGACGATCACCGGAACGCTGCACGAGATCAAGCTATTCAATCGGTGGTTTGCTGAGCTGCCGCATCCGCTGAAGATCTTTGTTGCCGGAAACCACGACACGCTCTTTGAGCAGCGGCCTGATGATGCTCAGGCGTTGCTTGATCTCGGCGTCATCTATCTTCAGGATTCCGCGATCGAGCTTGAGGGTTTGAAGATCTATGGAAGCCCGTGGCAGCCGCGGTTTTACGATTGGGCGTTCAACCTGATGCGCGGGGCCGAACTGGCCGAGAAGTGGAAGCTTATACCAGACGATGTTGATGTGCTGATCACGCACGGGCCGCCGAACGGAATACTCGATCTCGTCCCGCGGCAGGGCTGGGATGAGAAGACCGGCTGCGAAGAGTTGCGGAAACGCGTCGAGGCGATTGCCGAATTTGGCCGGTTGCAGCTCCACGTCTTTGGCCACATTCACTGCGGTTACGGCGTCCACGAAGATCTCGGCGTGAAGTTCGTAAATGCTTCGATCTGCGATGAGGACTATCGCCCGTCGAACAAGCCGATCGTCATCGATATCTAG
- the gcvH gene encoding glycine cleavage system protein GcvH: protein MSNIPENLKYSKDHEWVSIDGDVATIGITDYAQSSLGDVVYVDFPRAGDKFATHEAFGSVESVKAVSEIFTPVAGEVTEVNEGLNDSPESVNNDPYGEGWMVKVKMDNSGEADALMTSAEYEDYLSSQG, encoded by the coding sequence ATGTCAAACATTCCAGAAAATCTAAAATACAGCAAAGACCACGAGTGGGTCTCGATCGACGGCGATGTTGCCACTATTGGCATCACAGATTATGCACAGTCATCGCTTGGCGACGTTGTTTATGTCGACTTTCCGCGTGCGGGTGATAAATTCGCGACGCACGAGGCGTTCGGCTCTGTCGAATCGGTCAAGGCCGTATCGGAGATCTTTACGCCGGTGGCGGGCGAGGTGACCGAGGTCAACGAGGGCCTGAATGACTCTCCGGAATCGGTCAACAATGACCCCTACGGCGAAGGCTGGATGGTCAAGGTGAAGATGGACAATTCGGGCGAAGCCGATGCGCTGATGACCTCGGCGGAGTATGAAGATTATTTGTCGAGTCAGGGTTAG
- a CDS encoding saccharopine dehydrogenase NADP-binding domain-containing protein, whose amino-acid sequence MTKTIFIAGSGGIGEAAALLLREWCEFETTIILGDISEENLAKAKAFVCDGSEKWTAVETVLMLREGVSDEMRSAFERSDVLLDCSPGGQAPRMASYAKEFRMHYANLTEYVAETDAIMALANDAETGFILQTGLAPGFINVQAMALYREFVSKYENENVERVAMKVGALTAHAHAPHYYGFTWSPIGVATEYVKNSRVIRDGKITERPALSAREAIVIGARTYEADLTSGGAADLPDFFEGKARELDYKTLRYPGHYAWVESVEKKLAKDEHLAENLEKVMLERVPSVEDDLVVVHASVDGFDSTGRRRMLEKAYFVEPLEINGKRLRAIQTTTAGPLCQSAMMLLGGGLKGVVLQSEIEPAEFLSGRFVVDIYK is encoded by the coding sequence ATGACAAAAACAATTTTTATCGCCGGTTCGGGCGGGATCGGCGAGGCTGCTGCGTTATTGTTGCGCGAGTGGTGCGAGTTTGAGACCACTATTATTCTTGGTGACATAAGCGAAGAAAATTTGGCGAAGGCGAAGGCTTTTGTGTGCGATGGTTCGGAGAAATGGACCGCGGTCGAGACCGTGTTAATGCTTCGCGAAGGCGTGAGCGACGAGATGCGGTCGGCGTTTGAGCGTTCGGACGTCTTGCTTGACTGCTCGCCCGGCGGACAGGCTCCGCGGATGGCGAGTTATGCCAAAGAGTTCCGGATGCATTACGCCAACCTGACGGAATACGTTGCCGAGACGGACGCGATAATGGCGCTCGCAAATGACGCCGAGACCGGCTTCATCCTGCAAACGGGTCTCGCTCCGGGTTTCATCAATGTTCAGGCGATGGCGCTTTACCGCGAATTTGTCAGCAAATACGAGAATGAGAATGTCGAGCGGGTCGCGATGAAGGTCGGAGCACTGACGGCCCATGCCCACGCGCCGCATTATTACGGCTTTACATGGTCGCCGATCGGCGTTGCGACCGAATATGTGAAGAACTCGCGTGTGATCCGCGATGGCAAGATCACCGAGCGTCCCGCACTTTCGGCGCGTGAGGCCATCGTCATCGGAGCACGCACATACGAGGCCGACCTTACATCGGGCGGTGCCGCCGACCTGCCGGATTTCTTTGAGGGAAAGGCTCGCGAGCTTGACTACAAGACGCTCCGCTATCCGGGCCATTATGCGTGGGTCGAATCGGTTGAAAAGAAGCTCGCGAAAGATGAGCATCTCGCCGAGAACCTTGAGAAAGTGATGCTCGAACGAGTGCCTTCGGTCGAGGACGATCTGGTCGTCGTCCACGCTTCGGTCGATGGGTTCGATTCGACCGGCCGGCGGCGGATGCTCGAGAAGGCATATTTCGTCGAGCCGCTTGAGATAAACGGAAAGCGGCTGCGTGCGATCCAGACGACGACCGCGGGGCCGCTCTGCCAATCGGCGATGATGCTGCTCGGCGGTGGGCTGAAAGGCGTCGTGCTTCAGAGTGAGATCGAGCCGGCGGAGTTTCTGAGCGGCAGATTCGTCGTGGACATATACAAATGA
- a CDS encoding ABC transporter permease, with product MDSLVLSNMFHRPARTAVSVLGIAVGVLLIVFTVGLANGTIREQASRDANVGAELRFSSSGSIGIGSTDAFRLPATVVDEIKSVEGVRLAVGIGQNSVDAADNNTGKRTIDGVILDEYSAISGLRLVEGRAFTPGRDEAIIDTAFQRQKKFKIGDTTPIYERPFTIVGTYEPAGGARIKIPLDVMQTQLGSEGKISSALVAIGPNQTEESVGQRLQERFPDAQVIRMSDLEELYMAGVPAMNVFLNVFIGIAAVISALVILLTMYTTVTERTRQIGIMKSLGMSNGKIGWTITQEALLISLAGIIVGVVLTFAARYGLNLVTTLEVEISPLVIGIVLVVGLVGGAVGGLYPALRAARLDAVEALSYE from the coding sequence ATGGATAGCCTCGTTCTCTCAAATATGTTTCATCGGCCGGCCCGGACCGCCGTCAGCGTTCTCGGCATCGCCGTCGGTGTTCTCTTGATCGTCTTCACCGTCGGGCTCGCCAATGGCACCATCCGCGAACAGGCCTCCCGCGATGCCAATGTCGGGGCCGAACTCCGCTTCTCTTCGTCGGGCTCGATCGGCATCGGCAGTACCGACGCGTTTCGCCTTCCGGCAACGGTCGTCGATGAGATCAAATCGGTCGAGGGCGTCCGATTGGCTGTCGGCATCGGCCAAAACTCGGTCGATGCAGCCGACAACAATACCGGAAAGCGCACCATCGATGGCGTCATTCTCGATGAGTATTCCGCCATTTCCGGCCTCAGGCTTGTTGAGGGCCGTGCCTTCACGCCCGGCCGTGATGAGGCGATCATCGATACCGCCTTTCAACGCCAGAAAAAGTTCAAGATCGGCGATACGACCCCGATCTACGAACGCCCGTTCACCATCGTCGGCACCTACGAACCCGCCGGCGGTGCTCGAATAAAGATCCCGCTCGATGTGATGCAAACACAGCTCGGCTCCGAGGGCAAAATATCCTCGGCCCTTGTTGCGATCGGGCCGAACCAAACGGAAGAGTCGGTCGGCCAGCGTCTGCAGGAACGCTTCCCCGATGCTCAGGTCATCCGGATGTCTGACCTCGAAGAACTTTACATGGCCGGCGTTCCGGCGATGAATGTCTTTCTCAACGTCTTCATTGGCATCGCCGCCGTCATCAGTGCACTCGTCATCCTGCTGACGATGTACACGACCGTCACCGAGCGAACGCGGCAGATCGGCATTATGAAATCGCTCGGGATGAGCAACGGCAAGATCGGCTGGACCATTACGCAGGAAGCACTTCTCATCAGCCTTGCGGGAATAATCGTCGGCGTCGTGCTTACTTTTGCCGCACGCTACGGCCTCAATCTCGTCACGACGCTTGAGGTCGAGATCAGCCCGCTCGTCATCGGCATCGTGCTTGTCGTCGGCCTGGTCGGCGGAGCAGTCGGCGGGCTTTATCCGGCATTGCGAGCGGCTCGGCTCGATGCGGTCGAGGCCCTAAGCTACGAATAG
- a CDS encoding (2Fe-2S) ferredoxin domain-containing protein — MAKPKKIKDRERLVKLAPVTEAPVRRHVFVCNGKSCMAVGAAEVKTEFERILAEKEIRFGKTSKGRNPEGPVVLTDCGSVGFCSVGPAVLVYPEGVWYAQVQAEDVREIVEHHLEKGEVVDRLALIKEFGTN, encoded by the coding sequence ATGGCCAAGCCGAAGAAGATCAAAGACCGGGAAAGGCTCGTAAAGCTTGCCCCGGTGACCGAAGCACCGGTGCGAAGGCACGTTTTCGTTTGCAACGGTAAGAGCTGTATGGCGGTCGGTGCGGCGGAGGTCAAGACGGAATTTGAGCGGATCTTGGCCGAAAAAGAGATACGATTTGGCAAAACATCAAAGGGACGGAACCCCGAAGGACCGGTGGTTTTGACGGATTGCGGCTCGGTCGGCTTTTGTTCGGTCGGGCCGGCGGTGCTTGTTTACCCGGAGGGCGTTTGGTACGCACAGGTGCAGGCCGAGGACGTCCGCGAGATAGTCGAACACCATTTGGAAAAGGGCGAGGTGGTCGATAGGCTGGCTTTGATAAAGGAATTCGGTACGAATTAA
- a CDS encoding 1-acyl-sn-glycerol-3-phosphate acyltransferase, which translates to MSSAIEKTERKPPLKPKPEEIKVLGPVERAGFRLTRRMNQGAWKRLWTFSQRHIGSLWIYLATYNLMNVFGIENVEDADHSRPLLLVANHRSFFDMYTVSSVLFRRTTRPIELYFPVRAKFFYTNPAGWFVNLVMGWWSMYPPFFREAREAEKREFDKFSLRELTRICTEGRGHIIGFHPEGKRNLNDDPYSFHPAQPGIGKIIFAARPQVIPVFIAGLGNDLPKQIMGNWTGGEKIRIWFGEEIDLSEFLEKPDRLRTHKEIADHLMEKIGELGESDRAEFGKAKTG; encoded by the coding sequence ATGTCGAGTGCGATAGAAAAAACCGAGAGAAAGCCGCCGCTTAAGCCCAAGCCGGAGGAGATAAAGGTCCTCGGGCCGGTCGAGCGCGCCGGGTTTCGGCTAACGCGGCGGATGAATCAAGGTGCGTGGAAGCGGCTCTGGACGTTCAGCCAGCGGCACATCGGCTCGCTCTGGATCTATCTTGCGACCTATAACCTGATGAACGTTTTCGGCATTGAGAACGTCGAGGATGCCGACCATTCGCGTCCGCTTTTGCTCGTTGCCAATCACCGCTCGTTCTTTGATATGTACACGGTCTCGAGCGTGCTTTTCCGGCGGACGACGCGGCCAATAGAATTATATTTTCCCGTTCGTGCGAAGTTCTTTTACACCAACCCGGCGGGCTGGTTCGTCAATCTGGTGATGGGCTGGTGGTCGATGTATCCGCCATTTTTTCGCGAGGCACGCGAGGCGGAGAAACGCGAGTTTGATAAATTTTCGCTGCGTGAACTGACGCGAATCTGCACCGAAGGCCGCGGCCACATCATCGGCTTTCACCCCGAAGGGAAGCGGAACCTGAATGACGACCCGTATTCATTTCACCCGGCCCAGCCCGGCATTGGTAAGATCATTTTCGCCGCACGGCCGCAGGTGATTCCGGTCTTTATCGCCGGCCTTGGGAACGACCTGCCAAAACAGATAATGGGAAACTGGACGGGCGGCGAGAAGATACGGATCTGGTTCGGCGAAGAGATCGACCTTTCGGAGTTTCTTGAAAAGCCGGACCGGCTTAGGACACACAAAGAGATCGCCGATCATCTGATGGAGAAGATCGGCGAACTTGGGGAAAGCGATCGAGCCGAGTTCGGCAAGGCGAAAACCGGCTAG
- the gcvT gene encoding glycine cleavage system aminomethyltransferase GcvT, with amino-acid sequence MSTELKKTPLNGVHRELGGKMVDFGGWDMPVQYKAGVIEEHMATRTRAGLFDVSHMGEIWVEGPDAIAFVDRLTTNDVTKLADGQAHYSALTNHDGGVVDDLLVYRFGPKRLLLVVNAATTDKDWHWIRSHHSEHDDLALRNASDDYCQIAIQGPRAVAILQRLTETELEPIKYYWFTEGKVDGVDAIISRTGYTGEDGFEVYAAPDKAVQLWQAMMHAGADEGILPCGLAARNTLRLESAMSLYGHELGDDIAPLEVGLGWITKLGKDSDFIGKDKLAAMKEAGLKRKLAGFEMTEPGIARDGFDVYINGEKAGVVTSGSPAPFLKKNIGLAFLPPEFAEIGQEIKIDIRGKQVAAKVVPTPFYKRAK; translated from the coding sequence ATGTCAACAGAATTAAAGAAGACGCCGCTTAATGGCGTGCACCGCGAACTCGGCGGCAAGATGGTCGATTTCGGCGGCTGGGACATGCCGGTCCAGTACAAGGCCGGTGTGATCGAGGAGCACATGGCGACGCGGACGCGGGCAGGGCTTTTCGACGTCTCGCACATGGGCGAGATCTGGGTCGAAGGGCCGGATGCGATCGCCTTTGTCGACCGGCTGACGACCAACGACGTCACCAAACTTGCCGACGGCCAGGCCCATTACTCGGCCCTTACGAATCACGACGGCGGCGTTGTTGACGACCTTCTTGTTTACCGCTTCGGGCCGAAACGGCTCTTGCTGGTCGTGAACGCGGCGACGACCGACAAAGATTGGCACTGGATCCGCTCACACCACTCGGAACACGACGATCTGGCGCTGCGGAACGCTTCGGACGATTACTGCCAGATCGCGATCCAAGGGCCGCGGGCGGTTGCCATCCTGCAGAGGTTGACCGAGACCGAGCTTGAGCCGATCAAGTATTACTGGTTCACGGAAGGCAAGGTTGACGGCGTGGATGCGATCATTTCGCGGACCGGTTATACGGGCGAGGACGGGTTTGAGGTCTATGCGGCACCGGATAAAGCTGTTCAGCTTTGGCAGGCGATGATGCATGCCGGAGCCGACGAAGGAATTCTTCCATGCGGGCTCGCAGCCCGAAACACTCTCCGGCTTGAATCAGCAATGTCGCTTTATGGGCACGAACTCGGCGATGACATCGCGCCGCTCGAAGTGGGACTCGGTTGGATAACCAAGCTCGGGAAGGACTCGGACTTCATTGGAAAGGACAAACTCGCGGCGATGAAGGAGGCCGGCCTCAAGCGGAAGCTCGCCGGATTTGAAATGACCGAGCCGGGAATCGCCCGCGACGGCTTCGATGTTTACATCAATGGTGAAAAGGCCGGGGTCGTTACATCGGGCTCGCCGGCACCGTTCCTAAAGAAGAACATCGGGTTGGCGTTTTTGCCGCCGGAATTCGCGGAAATCGGGCAGGAGATCAAGATAGATATTCGCGGTAAGCAGGTCGCGGCAAAGGTTGTCCCAACTCCTTTCTACAAACGCGCAAAGTAG